The following DNA comes from bacterium.
AAGTTAAAAGAGGCAAAACCAAAGTCAATGTTGAGATATTTAGTTTCCATATTCTCATATATACGGGATTTGACTACAGATGAGGCAAAAAGGATTCTCAAATTCTTTGAGGACCATGAACAAACGGAAGCTTATTTTTTATTTATATATTTTGCTGAATTTAACCGGGATGAGTCCTTCGATTCAAATTTTTTCAAGAAAAAGTTAAGAGAGATATGCGAAAAAAGAAGTACATTTAGAGAAAGTTTCTCCCGAGAATTTTGGATAACAGCCGAAGATGACAATAAGGAAAAAACAAATAATTTTGAAAAAATAGAACAATACTGGAAATTACTATTTAATGAGTATCAGAAAGAAGTCTTTGAAGATCTTTATAGAACGTTGGAAATTACTTTAACTTGGCGTAGTAAATATGAAGGACATAAAGAACTGCTCAAGACAGCCTTTGATAAGGAAATTAATTACTACAAAGGTGCAGGAAAACCGGTGCAACTTTGGGAACCAGGAAGAGAAATATTTGAGATATTAAGAGACTATAGCGATGAGGCTTTTCTTGAAGTTTTTTATGGTTTAATAAAAAATCTCAATGAGAATATCCATTATTTTTGGATAAAGGACTGGATTGTCACATTTAAATCTATTAAACCAAAAACAAAAAATCAAAGGACTTTGTGTAGTAACATTAACTCTATCCTAAGAAAATTATATCCTGAGTATCTTGAAATTTAGAATTATGAAAGACAAATATTATCAGGTTATTTTGGAAAAATATCAAAACAAGAAAAGGGACTTTAATGGGTTGTTTCAAGCCGTTTTGTCGATTGGTGATGAGGTGGGATTGGAGAAGGCTTTGGGGTATTTGGAGAGGTGTGTGATTGAGAAGAGGTTGGGGTGGTTGGATGAGAGGCTGGATAAGATGGAGAGGACGGGGGTTGTTTTTGAGGATGGTTACAGGATTTTTTATGAGGAGTATTTGGGGATTTCGCCTCCGAAAGATGGGGAGGTGGTTGACAAAACAGATAAGAAAATGGTAATGAGGTGGTGGAACTATTGTCCTGTTTTGGAGGGATGTAAAAAGTTTGGTTTGGATACGAGGGTAGTTTGTAAGAAGGTGTACCATAAGCCGGTGCAAATTTTTCTTTCCAGGATTAATCCGAGATTGAAATTTGATAGAAATTATGATAGTATAAGGCCTTATACACCTTATTGTAAAGAGATTATAACTTTAGAAGAATAATTTTAGAAAGGGGGGAGAATGGAACAGGAAAAGAAAGAATTTATGCGATTTGGTGTGGAAGAAGTTGCACTGGAGATTGTGAGTGAGCCGTTTGTGGTGAACACTTTTCGGGGATTTGCGCCTGTTGTAAATGTCAAAGTGGAAGGAGAAGAAGGGACAAAAAGTATGTATATCAGTGCTAAGTCACTTGCGGATTCACTAACCCCGATGGTGGAGGAGAATGGCGGTAAATTCACAGGGCTTAAGTTAAAAATAAAGAAGGAGTCGCCGGATAATAGGGCTCCTTATGTAGTTGAAGAGATGAAATGATTAAATAGTTAGAGGAAATTCCTCTCACCTTGGTCCTGTCCCCAGAGGGGAGACGAGAGGAGAGATTGTGAAGATTGTAGCTGGGTTGGTAATCTTGTTGTTGGGATTACTGTTCCTGTTGAAAAATATTAATGTAGTGGATGTGGGGATATCAGGGATTATCAGGACTTACTGGCCATTGGTGTTGATTGTATTGGGGATAGGAGCGATTCGCATTTCTCGGAAAGTTCGTCGTGAGTTCCGGTGGGAAAAAGAAGAAGTGGAGCCGGAAGTGGAAGGGGGTGAGATAAGAATAAGTCGTAAGTTTGGCTCTTATGATTTTGATTTCAAGGGGAAGGAATTGCGTTCCGGGAAAATTGAGCTGGTGCTTGGGGAAGCGTCGTTTGATATTCGGGACGCAATCATACCGGAAGGCCACAATATTTTAAAGATATTGTCTAAAATGGCCAGTGTGAAAATAAAAGCAAATAAAGAACAGCCGCTCATGATTAAAGCGAAAGTTTTTATGGGTGAGGTGAAGATTTTTGAAAACCGGCAGTCCGGTTTCGTTCCGGAGGTTGAGTATAAGTCTGATACTTTTGAAACTTCGCCTTCCAAATTGACTTTACTGATTAAACATTCTATGGGAGAAGTAGTAGTAAATAATTAAGAAAGGGGGTAAACATGTACATTGGCTTGCTGGTAATTGTTGTAGGTGTATTATTTCTATTAAAAAATTTAGGAGTGCTTGCTGGGAATTTCTGGGATGTTCTCTGGCCGTTGATTATTGTAGTTGCTGGTATTTCGATGCTTTTTGGTCGTAAAAAACAGCATAGAGATTAAATAAAAGGAGTCAATAGAAAGATAAAGGTTTTATGAAAAAAAGAATATTTAGTGTTCTATTTATCTCAGTATTTGCGGCAATGCTGGGATTGGGGATTATTGCGCCCCTGATGCCGATTTACGCAAAAAGTTTAGGGGCAAGTGGTATATGGTTGGGGATAATATTTTCCGGTTATTCCCTTTCCCGCGCATTTTTTATGCCAATAATTGGAAAACTCTCTGACAGAAAAGGGAGGAAGAGATTTATAACATTGGGATTGTTATTGTATTCTGTAATTTCCTTGGTATATATCCTGGCTGGTAATGTTTACTATCTAACGACTGTCAGGTTTTTCCACGGACTTGCATCGGCGATGGTTATTCCTGTGGCAATGGCATATGTCGGGGAGAGTGCAGAAAAAGGGAAAGAGGGCAGGTATATGGGAACATTCAATATGTCACTTCTTTTAGGGATGGGTTCTGGTCCTTTTCTGGGTGGTATTCTGAATGATTCTTTTGGAATTGCATCAGTATTTTACGCGATGGCAGGTTTAACAGCAATCGCATTTTTGATAACGTTGATATTTTTGCCGGATATGAGGTTTTCGGGAATAAGGAAAACGAACAATCCAGTTCCATTTAAGGAAATCATCAAAAATAATGTTATGAGAGGACTCCTTCTTTATAGAGTTATTACTGCGATGGGAAGAGGTGGAATAATGGCGTTTCTGCCGATTTTTGCTTCCAGAATAGATATAACTTCATCTCAGGTGGGAATAATAATTTCTTCTCATATATTTCTTATTGCCTTGTTACAGAATCCATTTGGTAGGTTAGCAGATAGGTATAATAAGTTTTTTTTGGTGTTGATAGGTTCGAGTGTGGGGGCGCTGGCATTGTTACTGACACCAATTGCTCGTAATTTTTGGGAGTTATTTCTTATCGCTTCTCTTATGGGGCTTGGCGGTGCGGTATCGATGCCTTCTGCAGCAGCTATAACAGTAGAAGTGGGTCAAAGATTAGGAATGGGCGTTTCCATGGGACTATTCAATACAGCGATGAGCGTGGGTATGATAGTGGCGCCGTTAATAGCAGGTGTAGTTATGGATACTTTAGGGGTGAAACCTGTGTTCTTTGTGGCGGGAGTGATAAGCCTTTTGGGTACGTTTGTCTTTTACCATTATGTCAGACGAGGTCGCATGTCCTGGGAGTCAGCTTAATCCGGGAGAAAAAAATATTGACAAAAGGTAGGTAATATCATATATTAAAGAAGGATGGGAACGGAAAGTTAGCAAATAAGGTGAAACACGAATTTCCGTTGGGTCAATTATAATTGACAAAGGCGGCAAAATAAAGGCAAAGAAGCCCTAACGAAAGTTGGGGCTTTTTTATCGGTACAAGGAAGGAGGCAAGAAATGATTAATTATGGATTTACCAAAGAAGTAAAACTACCCTTTGAGGAGGTGATAGCAGTAGTAACCGAAGAATTAAAGAAAGAGGGCTTTGGAATTTTGACTAGAATCGACGTTCAGGAAAAATTCAAGGAAAAACTGGGCATTGACTTCAAGAAATATGTGATTCTGGGGGTTTGTAATCCAGCCAGCGCTCACAAGGCTATTGTTGCTGAAGAAAATATAGGGTTAATGCTTCCTTGTAATGTTATTGTGTATGAGAAAGAAGATAAAACTGTGGTTTCGATTATCAAACCGACAGTGGCGATGCGAATGATTGAGAATGAAGAGTTGAAACAGATTGCAACGCAGGTAGAGACAAAATTAAAAAATGTTTTTTATTCTATATAGTCAGAAAGCGACAGAACAACTATAAAAACAAAATAGGAAGAAAAAAGCGAGGGAAATATCAAAAATTCTTATTAAAAGAGTATATTGAAACCTGTATGGAGGTAATGAGAAGTGGCTGAGATAAAAGTAGATGTGAGAGGTGAGACTTGCCCGGTACCATTAGTGGAGACCCGCAAGGCTTTGCGAAAAGCATCACCAGGGGATATAGTGGAGGTTATCGGGAACCATCCACCTTCTAAGAAAGAGATACCAATGGCGGTTAAGGCTTTGGGGCTGGAACTGATGGAGGTGCAACAGGAAGGAGAAGTGTGGAAAATCAGGATACGCAGATGAAAAGGAGGGGAAACTATGGCCGATAAAGCTACCCTAATAGTTCATAGTGGCGACATGGACAAGCTGTACAGTGCCCTTATCATAGGCAACGGGGCGCTTTCAATGGGGATGGAAGTGTCACTTTACTTCACCTTTTGGGGGCTCCAGCGTCTCAAGAAAGGGGGGCTGGAAAAAGGGTCTCTCTCCAGGATGAATCTCCTGGGCCTCGGCAAGTGGATGGTGAGGCGTCGGATGAAAAAGGTCAGAATGGCTTCTTTAGAGAAGCTCCTGCAGGACTTCAAGGAACTTGGAGGTAAAATCATTGCCTGTGAAATGACAATGGAGATAATGGGAATAAAACAGAAGGACTTGCGCCAGGACCTGATAGACGATTACGGCGCTGTGGGAGTTTACATACAAGAAGCAAGGGAATCAACAATAACCCTGTTCATATAATAGTGAGGATGATATGTTGGACAAAGTTGTTTACCTGGACAATGCAGCGTCCACCCGGCTGGATGAGCGGGTGCTGGAGGTGATGAAGCCATACTTCTTTGATGTCTATGCCGTTGCCACATCGGAATTCGGCTACTCCCAGGGTATAGAAGCTCGGGAGACGCTGGACAAGGCCAGGGGGGTTCTTGCCAATGTTCTGGGGGCCTCCCAGAAGGAATTGATTTTCACCTCAGGAAGCACTGAATCCAGTAACATAGCTCTAAAGGGGGTAGCACTTGCTCTTGGCGAGAAAAAAGGTAAGCACATTATCATCTCCAAAATCGAGGACTTCCCTGTCCTTCACAGCGCCAAAGCTCTGGAAAAACAGGGCTTCCGGGTGACTTATCTGGACGTGGATAATGATGGCTTTGTGAACCTGGACCAGCTCAGAGAGTCCATCGTTGATGAGACCGTCCTGGTCTCCGTCCAGCATGCTAACCAGGAAATTGGCACAATCCAGGACATTGAAACTATCGCTCGCATATGTCGGGAAAAAGGAGTGCTTTTCCACACCGATGCCACCCACACTTTCACCAGAGTGCCTCTGGATGTTAAGAAGGTGTCGATGGATTTAATCACCGTCTCAGCCCATACAATCCACGGACCCAGGAGTATCGGTGGTCTTTACATCCGCAAGGGCACGCCCATTTCCAAGTGGGTGGACGGTGGCTTCCAGGAGTTTGACCTGCGCGCGGGGATAGAAAATATCCCCGGGGCGGTGGGCTTTGCTAAAGCGGTAGAACTGGTTACCCCCGAAGAGAACGAGAGGCTGGAGGCTATGCGTGACCACCTCATTGAGCGGGTGCTTGCTGAGATACCATCCACTACCCTGAACGGTCACCGCCGGAAGAGGATTCCCCAGAACGTCAACATCACCTTCCACTTAGTGGAGGGTGAATCCATCACTCTGCATCTGGATATGCGGGGCTTTGCCGTGAGCACCGGTTCGGCCTGCTTCAGCCGTTCTTTAGAGGCCAGCCACGTTATCCTTGGGATAGGTGGTGACCACGAAAGGGCACACGGATCGGTGCGCTTCACGTTCGGGCGCTATAACACTATCGAAGATGTAGACGCCGTGGTGGAGACACTAGCCGAGGTGGTACGGGAGCTAAGAATTATCAGTCCTTTGGGTAAAGAAGAAGAACAGGAGGAGGATTAGAAATGAAATTCCCATATAGTGAAAAAGTGCTGGAACACTTTCGCCACCCCCGCAACGTAGGTAAGATTAAGAATCCCGACGGTAAGGCAGTGGAGGGCAGCCCGGCTTGCGGCGATATGGTGGCGGTTTATATAAAAGTCGACCCCAAGACCAGGCGCATCGCCGACGTCAAATTTGAGTCTTACGGTTGCGCTTCTAACATTGCTACCGGTTCCATTATCACCGAGCTGGCCAAAGGTAAGACCATTGACGAGGCCAGGAAGGTTACCTGGAAGCAGGCTTCGGAAGCTCTGGGAGGGCTTCCGCCGATCAAGGTTCACTGCTCGGTGCTGGCGGTAGAAGGGTTGCGTTCGGCCATCCAAAACTACGAAGAGCGCCATGGCCTGGTTAAGAATCGGAAGCCTACCACGGTGGAGGAGGTGCGTAAGCGTCTGAAGAAGGTTATTAACCCCATAAGCGGGTTGAGTCTGGTGCGCACAAATTTGGTCAAGGACATAGAGGTAAAGGATGGAACCGTGCGGGTGGTGATTAACCTGCCTGCCAATCACCAATTTGCTTCCGCCATCAAGGAAGAAATCGTGGATAAGATAGAGCACCTGTGGGATGTGAAGAAATTAGTGGTTGAGTTTACGGAATAAGCTCTCAAAAAATTATTGGAAGAAAAACTCGACAATTTATTTCTTATTATGAAAGGGGGCGAGAAATATGTGTAAGACTTGTGGTTGCACACTGTGTAAGTGCGGGAAGAAGATAGTGAACAGAGTCTGCGAAGGATGTGGTAAACCCTACGATGATTGTACCTGTTAGAAGCCATAGTAGGGTGGGAAGATGGTTAGTTATGGTAAGGAGGTGAGACAATGAAAAAATTATTTTTGCTGTTGGCAATGATTCTATCCTTCTCGGGTAGAGTTTTCGCTAAGGGCAATTATGGCGGACACATGGGTTATTGGGGTCATATGACGAATTGCGGATTTGGAGGAATCTTTATGTGGATAATATTTCTGATTGTGATTGGCGTGGCGATTTACCTTGTTGTACAAGCTACAAAATCGAAAGGTCCAGAGAGTCCTTATAGAGAGACTCCCATGGAAATTTTAAAGAAACGTTATGCTAAGGGTGAAATTACGAAAGAAGAATTCGATAAAATGAAGAAAGATTTGGAAAGTTAAGCGGTGGCAGGGCAAAAAGTCTTGGCGGTTACAGGTAGCATATAGAGACAGATATGGCTGGGAAAGTCATCGTAGGTCTAAGGAAAGGGGGTGAGAAATATGCCAAAGCTAAATTCGCTGCAATGGGTAGCTCTGATATTGATTATCGTTGGCGGATTGAACTGGGGATTGGTTGGTCTTTTTGATTTTGACCTGGTTGCTGCTATTTTTGGCATGATGTCGGCCTTGTCACGCATTGTGTACATTCTGGTTGGTCTCTCCGCTATTTACACTTTGGGAACATTGGGGAAGCTGAGCAAATAATGATGGAGAGAGCTGGAAGACGTAAGCTTATGAAAATTGCGAGTATCTCCAGACTCATTGTTTCTATTCTTGTGTGCCAATTGGCGGGGATTGTTGGTTCAGCATTCACTCGTGCTTCAATCCCAACGTGGTATGCTACTTTGCAAAAACCAGCATTTACCCCGCCCAACTGGCTTTTTGCTCCTGTCTGGACTATACTTTTTCTGCTAATGGGTATATCTGCTTATTTGATATGGCGTGAAGGACTGGCAAACAGGCAGGTAAGTATAGCTCTATCTATTTTTGGAATCCAACTTGTTCTAAACATATTCTGGTCATTCTTTTTCTTCAAATTGCAATCCCCGCTTTACGGTTTTGTAGAGATAGTAATACTTTGGCTTGCGATTTTGTTCACAATTCTATATTTCTTAAAGATTTCCAGGACAGCGAGCTTGTTGCTTCTGCCATATCTCTTCTGGGTAAGTTTTGCAGCAGTTCTGAATTTTTACATAATGAAGCTTAATCCCTGAGCCTAGTGAACATACCTTAATATCCCTCCATGAATGTTACGAGTCACACCGGTTTAGCAATTTTCCCAAAATATCAGTTTGACGTATTGGATTAAGTTTAGTAAAATAACTGATTGTTGTTTCTTACTATCATCTCATAAGGGTTCAAGTATGATTGTCTACATAATTGTAGGATTTATCGCTCAAA
Coding sequences within:
- a CDS encoding DUF302 domain-containing protein; the encoded protein is MINYGFTKEVKLPFEEVIAVVTEELKKEGFGILTRIDVQEKFKEKLGIDFKKYVILGVCNPASAHKAIVAEENIGLMLPCNVIVYEKEDKTVVSIIKPTVAMRMIENEELKQIATQVETKLKNVFYSI
- a CDS encoding DUF378 domain-containing protein, translated to MPKLNSLQWVALILIIVGGLNWGLVGLFDFDLVAAIFGMMSALSRIVYILVGLSAIYTLGTLGKLSK
- a CDS encoding MFS transporter; translated protein: MKKRIFSVLFISVFAAMLGLGIIAPLMPIYAKSLGASGIWLGIIFSGYSLSRAFFMPIIGKLSDRKGRKRFITLGLLLYSVISLVYILAGNVYYLTTVRFFHGLASAMVIPVAMAYVGESAEKGKEGRYMGTFNMSLLLGMGSGPFLGGILNDSFGIASVFYAMAGLTAIAFLITLIFLPDMRFSGIRKTNNPVPFKEIIKNNVMRGLLLYRVITAMGRGGIMAFLPIFASRIDITSSQVGIIISSHIFLIALLQNPFGRLADRYNKFFLVLIGSSVGALALLLTPIARNFWELFLIASLMGLGGAVSMPSAAAITVEVGQRLGMGVSMGLFNTAMSVGMIVAPLIAGVVMDTLGVKPVFFVAGVISLLGTFVFYHYVRRGRMSWESA
- a CDS encoding cysteine desulfurase family protein: MLDKVVYLDNAASTRLDERVLEVMKPYFFDVYAVATSEFGYSQGIEARETLDKARGVLANVLGASQKELIFTSGSTESSNIALKGVALALGEKKGKHIIISKIEDFPVLHSAKALEKQGFRVTYLDVDNDGFVNLDQLRESIVDETVLVSVQHANQEIGTIQDIETIARICREKGVLFHTDATHTFTRVPLDVKKVSMDLITVSAHTIHGPRSIGGLYIRKGTPISKWVDGGFQEFDLRAGIENIPGAVGFAKAVELVTPEENERLEAMRDHLIERVLAEIPSTTLNGHRRKRIPQNVNITFHLVEGESITLHLDMRGFAVSTGSACFSRSLEASHVILGIGGDHERAHGSVRFTFGRYNTIEDVDAVVETLAEVVRELRIISPLGKEEEQEED
- a CDS encoding DsrE/DsrF/DrsH-like family protein, yielding MADKATLIVHSGDMDKLYSALIIGNGALSMGMEVSLYFTFWGLQRLKKGGLEKGSLSRMNLLGLGKWMVRRRMKKVRMASLEKLLQDFKELGGKIIACEMTMEIMGIKQKDLRQDLIDDYGAVGVYIQEARESTITLFI
- a CDS encoding TspO/MBR family protein; the encoded protein is MKIASISRLIVSILVCQLAGIVGSAFTRASIPTWYATLQKPAFTPPNWLFAPVWTILFLLMGISAYLIWREGLANRQVSIALSIFGIQLVLNIFWSFFFFKLQSPLYGFVEIVILWLAILFTILYFLKISRTASLLLLPYLFWVSFAAVLNFYIMKLNP
- a CDS encoding sulfurtransferase TusA family protein, encoding MAEIKVDVRGETCPVPLVETRKALRKASPGDIVEVIGNHPPSKKEIPMAVKALGLELMEVQQEGEVWKIRIRR
- a CDS encoding LiaF domain-containing protein — its product is MKIVAGLVILLLGLLFLLKNINVVDVGISGIIRTYWPLVLIVLGIGAIRISRKVRREFRWEKEEVEPEVEGGEIRISRKFGSYDFDFKGKELRSGKIELVLGEASFDIRDAIIPEGHNILKILSKMASVKIKANKEQPLMIKAKVFMGEVKIFENRQSGFVPEVEYKSDTFETSPSKLTLLIKHSMGEVVVNN
- a CDS encoding DUF5668 domain-containing protein, whose translation is MYIGLLVIVVGVLFLLKNLGVLAGNFWDVLWPLIIVVAGISMLFGRKKQHRD
- a CDS encoding iron-sulfur cluster assembly scaffold protein translates to MKFPYSEKVLEHFRHPRNVGKIKNPDGKAVEGSPACGDMVAVYIKVDPKTRRIADVKFESYGCASNIATGSIITELAKGKTIDEARKVTWKQASEALGGLPPIKVHCSVLAVEGLRSAIQNYEERHGLVKNRKPTTVEEVRKRLKKVINPISGLSLVRTNLVKDIEVKDGTVRVVINLPANHQFASAIKEEIVDKIEHLWDVKKLVVEFTE
- a CDS encoding SHOCT domain-containing protein; this translates as MKKLFLLLAMILSFSGRVFAKGNYGGHMGYWGHMTNCGFGGIFMWIIFLIVIGVAIYLVVQATKSKGPESPYRETPMEILKKRYAKGEITKEEFDKMKKDLES